Proteins encoded by one window of Fusarium graminearum PH-1 chromosome 1, whole genome shotgun sequence:
- a CDS encoding prohibitin-2: MSNNNWQEEAMRRLRQMQQARGGGGGGPQMPRAAGGALAGGLLLAGGALFLSNSLFNVDGGQRAIKYQRLTGVSKEIYNEGTHINIPWFETPIVYDVRAKPRNVASLTGTKDLQMVNITCRVLSRPQIDALPQIYRTLGTDYDERVLPSIVNEVLKSVVAQFNASQLITQRENVARLVRENLARRAARFNILLDDVSLTHLAFSPEFTAAVEAKQVAQQEAQRAAFVVDKARQEKQAMVVKAQGEARSAELIGEAIKKNKAYLELKKIENARLIAAQLQEAGSKNRLMLDSEGLGLNVFDKNDKS, encoded by the exons ATGTCGAACAACAACTGGCAAGAGGAGGCCATGCGCCGTCTCCGACAGATGCAGCAGGCCcgaggtggtggaggaggaggcccTCAGATGCCCCGAGCAGCCGGTGGCGCccttgctggtggtcttTTGCTTGCCGGTGGTGCTCTGTTCCTGTCTAACTCGCTTTTCAACGTCGATGGTGGTCAACGAGCCATCAAGTACCAGAGATTAACTGGTGTCAGCAAGGAAATCTACAACGAAG GAACACACATCAATATTCCTTGGTTTGAGACTCCTATTGTGTACGATGTCCGAGCGAAGCCACGCAACGTTGCGTCCTTGACTGGCACCAAGGATTTGCAGATGGTCAACATCACCTGCCGTGTGCTTTCCCGCCCTCAGATCGATGCTCTGCCCCAGATCTACCGAACACTAGGCACCGACTACGATGAGCGTGTGTTGCCTTCTATTGTTaacgaggttctcaagaGTGTTGTTGCCCAGTTCAATGCCAGTCAGCTCATCACACAGCGAGAGAACGTCGCTAGACTGGTGCGAGAGAACCTTGCTCGACGAGCTGCCCGATTCAACATTCTTCTGGACGATGTCTCTCTAACT CACCTTGCCTTCTCTCCCGAATTCACAGCCGCCGTTGAGGCCAAGCAGGTTGCCCAGCAAGAGGCCCAGCGAGCTGCCTTCGTTGTCGACAAGGCAAGACAGGAGAAGCAGGCCATGGTTGTCAAGGCACAGGGTGAGGCCCGCTCTGCCGAACTGATTGGtgaggccatcaagaagaacaaggcctacctggagctcaagaagatcgagaacGCTCGACTGATCGCTGCTCAGCTTCAGGAGGCTGGCTCCAAGAACAGGCTGATGCTTGATTCCGAGGGTCTGGGTCTCAACGTTTTCGACAAAAACGATAAGAGCTAG